Proteins encoded within one genomic window of Pieris rapae chromosome 1, ilPieRapa1.1, whole genome shotgun sequence:
- the LOC110994179 gene encoding uncharacterized protein LOC110994179 isoform X2: MASTPKQVNGNASPSNGPLGKRKKSKGSKSSYLSKWLDKTMHHIQESAPDGYDNQRPNLNWSMCPSPIVPGYDSHRLMYGSNEPMSLPTLPMHYNPMMHHYPEYRPQHFENKSIQVQRPRIRRRSKNRAEELSSMPADVANQNYMQPKNFSDSQDFASLPPIVTSTGDTNSNSDLLNDKDDGSNNRRYSDPCMRGIQGGDEQANGESDSESSSGVSGSQVGSRLLSYLLDQITSLKMVNERLNKELQETRGGQYSPGYLTELVREVRDATRIREEAMYARLRTLVLERTDSGSGSATSESKVAERNLEEIKASLRASEADKRCMMDRINKLEDELRILRVSNSLEDNRMSNGTSEDDSERVRLRREVAELRKSKQNADDNVLKLERLVTQLRSKFNGIMSNGPESIPSDHDEMRTRRLSANSTFMCGPVTDL, encoded by the exons ATGGCTTCTACTCCTAAACAAGTGAATGGCAATGCATCGCCGAGCAACGGTCCTCTGGGAAAGCGCAAAAAATCCAAAGGAAGTAAAAGTTCCTATTTATCGAAATGGCTGGATAAAACAATGCATCATATTCAGGAATCCGCTCCAGATGGATATGATAATCAACGACCGAATTTAAATTGGTCTATGTGTCCATCACCAATTGTACCAGGATACGATTCCCATCGCTTAATGTACGGGTCGAATGAACCGATGTCCTTACCAACCTTGCCCATGCACTACAACCCTATGATGCACCATTATCCGGAATACAGGCCGCAGCATTTTGAAAACAAGAGTATTCAGGTGCAGCGACCTAGAATACGCCGGCGGAGTAAAAATAGAGCAGAAGAACTTTCTAGTATGCCAGCAGATGTAGCTAATCAAAATTACATGCAACCAAAGAATTTTTCTGATAGCCAAGACTTTGCAAGCTTGCCACCCATTGTTACATCTACTGGGGACACAAATTCAAATAGTGATTTGCTTAATGATAAAGATGATGGTAGTAATAATAGACGGTACAGTGATCCTTGTATGCGAGGTATACAAGGTGGGGACGAACAAGCCAATGGAGAGTCAGACTCTGAATCTAGTTCTGGTGTGTCTGGAAGTCAGGTTGGAAGTAGACTTTTGTCATACTTGCTTGATCAGATAACATCATTGAAAATGGTTAATGAAAGACTGAATAAGGAATTACAAGAAACAAGAG gtggACAGTATTCACCCGGATATCTCACAGAGCTGGTGCGAGAAGTAAGAGATGCAACACGCATCAGAGAGGAAGCTATGTACGCGCGTCTGCGTACCTTGGTGCTAGAGAGAACTGAT AGCGGGTCAGGTTCAGCCACATCAGAATCAAAAGTTGCTGAAAGGAATCTTGAAGAAATCAAG GCATCTCTGCGAGCGTCGGAAGCGGACAAGCGATGCATGATGGATCGTATAAACAAATTGGAAGATGAATTAAGAATTCTAAGGGTGTCTAATAG TTTGGAGGATAATAGAATGTCAAATGGTACTAGCGAAGACGACAGTGAAAGGGTGCGGCTGCGCAGAGAAGTTGCAGAGCTGCGCAAATCGAAACAAAACGCCGATGATAACGTTCTCAA ACTAGAACGTCTTGTCACACAGTTGCGGTCCAAATTCAACGGCATTATGTCGAATGGACCGGAATCTATCCCCAGCGATCACGATGAGATGCGCACGCGCCGCCTAAGCGCTAACTCTACTTTCATGTGCGGACCAGTTACGGATTTGTAG
- the LOC110994179 gene encoding uncharacterized protein LOC110994179 isoform X1 yields the protein MASTPKQVNGNASPSNGPLGKRKKSKGSKSSYLSKWLDKTMHHIQESAPDGYDNQRPNLNWSMCPSPIVPGYDSHRLMYGSNEPMSLPTLPMHYNPMMHHYPEYRPQHFENKSIQVQRPRIRRRSKNRAEELSSMPADVANQNYMQPKNFSDSQDFASLPPIVTSTGDTNSNSDLLNDKDDGSNNRRYSDPCMRGIQGGDEQANGESDSESSSGVSGSQVGSRLLSYLLDQITSLKMVNERLNKELQETRAELDSYQPQSFYAKGATNMAAGGGQYSPGYLTELVREVRDATRIREEAMYARLRTLVLERTDSGSGSATSESKVAERNLEEIKASLRASEADKRCMMDRINKLEDELRILRVSNSLEDNRMSNGTSEDDSERVRLRREVAELRKSKQNADDNVLKLERLVTQLRSKFNGIMSNGPESIPSDHDEMRTRRLSANSTFMCGPVTDL from the exons ATGGCTTCTACTCCTAAACAAGTGAATGGCAATGCATCGCCGAGCAACGGTCCTCTGGGAAAGCGCAAAAAATCCAAAGGAAGTAAAAGTTCCTATTTATCGAAATGGCTGGATAAAACAATGCATCATATTCAGGAATCCGCTCCAGATGGATATGATAATCAACGACCGAATTTAAATTGGTCTATGTGTCCATCACCAATTGTACCAGGATACGATTCCCATCGCTTAATGTACGGGTCGAATGAACCGATGTCCTTACCAACCTTGCCCATGCACTACAACCCTATGATGCACCATTATCCGGAATACAGGCCGCAGCATTTTGAAAACAAGAGTATTCAGGTGCAGCGACCTAGAATACGCCGGCGGAGTAAAAATAGAGCAGAAGAACTTTCTAGTATGCCAGCAGATGTAGCTAATCAAAATTACATGCAACCAAAGAATTTTTCTGATAGCCAAGACTTTGCAAGCTTGCCACCCATTGTTACATCTACTGGGGACACAAATTCAAATAGTGATTTGCTTAATGATAAAGATGATGGTAGTAATAATAGACGGTACAGTGATCCTTGTATGCGAGGTATACAAGGTGGGGACGAACAAGCCAATGGAGAGTCAGACTCTGAATCTAGTTCTGGTGTGTCTGGAAGTCAGGTTGGAAGTAGACTTTTGTCATACTTGCTTGATCAGATAACATCATTGAAAATGGTTAATGAAAGACTGAATAAGGAATTACAAGAAACAAGAG ctgAATTGGATAGTTATCAACCTCAAAGTTTTTATGCGAAAGGTGCAACAAATATGGCCGCTGGAG gtggACAGTATTCACCCGGATATCTCACAGAGCTGGTGCGAGAAGTAAGAGATGCAACACGCATCAGAGAGGAAGCTATGTACGCGCGTCTGCGTACCTTGGTGCTAGAGAGAACTGAT AGCGGGTCAGGTTCAGCCACATCAGAATCAAAAGTTGCTGAAAGGAATCTTGAAGAAATCAAG GCATCTCTGCGAGCGTCGGAAGCGGACAAGCGATGCATGATGGATCGTATAAACAAATTGGAAGATGAATTAAGAATTCTAAGGGTGTCTAATAG TTTGGAGGATAATAGAATGTCAAATGGTACTAGCGAAGACGACAGTGAAAGGGTGCGGCTGCGCAGAGAAGTTGCAGAGCTGCGCAAATCGAAACAAAACGCCGATGATAACGTTCTCAA ACTAGAACGTCTTGTCACACAGTTGCGGTCCAAATTCAACGGCATTATGTCGAATGGACCGGAATCTATCCCCAGCGATCACGATGAGATGCGCACGCGCCGCCTAAGCGCTAACTCTACTTTCATGTGCGGACCAGTTACGGATTTGTAG
- the LOC110994179 gene encoding uncharacterized protein LOC110994179 isoform X3 — MASTPKQVNGNASPSNGPLGKRKKSKGSKSSYLSKWLDKTMHHIQESAPDGYDNQRPNLNWSMCPSPIVPGYDSHRLMYGSNEPMSLPTLPMHYNPMMHHYPEYRPQHFENKSIQVQRPRIRRRSKNRAEELSSMPADVANQNYMQPKNFSDSQDFASLPPIVTSTGDTNSNSDLLNDKDDGSNNRRYSDPCMRGIQGGDEQANGESDSESSSGVSGSQVGSRLLSYLLDQITSLKMVNERLNKELQETRAELDSYQPQSFYAKGATNMAAGGGQYSPGYLTELVREVRDATRIREEAMYARLRTLVLERTDSGSGSATSESKVAERNLEEIKASLRASEADKRCMMDRINKLEDELRILRVSNSLEDNRMSNGTSEDDSERVRLRREVAELRKSKQNADDNVLKLTSLPD; from the exons ATGGCTTCTACTCCTAAACAAGTGAATGGCAATGCATCGCCGAGCAACGGTCCTCTGGGAAAGCGCAAAAAATCCAAAGGAAGTAAAAGTTCCTATTTATCGAAATGGCTGGATAAAACAATGCATCATATTCAGGAATCCGCTCCAGATGGATATGATAATCAACGACCGAATTTAAATTGGTCTATGTGTCCATCACCAATTGTACCAGGATACGATTCCCATCGCTTAATGTACGGGTCGAATGAACCGATGTCCTTACCAACCTTGCCCATGCACTACAACCCTATGATGCACCATTATCCGGAATACAGGCCGCAGCATTTTGAAAACAAGAGTATTCAGGTGCAGCGACCTAGAATACGCCGGCGGAGTAAAAATAGAGCAGAAGAACTTTCTAGTATGCCAGCAGATGTAGCTAATCAAAATTACATGCAACCAAAGAATTTTTCTGATAGCCAAGACTTTGCAAGCTTGCCACCCATTGTTACATCTACTGGGGACACAAATTCAAATAGTGATTTGCTTAATGATAAAGATGATGGTAGTAATAATAGACGGTACAGTGATCCTTGTATGCGAGGTATACAAGGTGGGGACGAACAAGCCAATGGAGAGTCAGACTCTGAATCTAGTTCTGGTGTGTCTGGAAGTCAGGTTGGAAGTAGACTTTTGTCATACTTGCTTGATCAGATAACATCATTGAAAATGGTTAATGAAAGACTGAATAAGGAATTACAAGAAACAAGAG ctgAATTGGATAGTTATCAACCTCAAAGTTTTTATGCGAAAGGTGCAACAAATATGGCCGCTGGAG gtggACAGTATTCACCCGGATATCTCACAGAGCTGGTGCGAGAAGTAAGAGATGCAACACGCATCAGAGAGGAAGCTATGTACGCGCGTCTGCGTACCTTGGTGCTAGAGAGAACTGAT AGCGGGTCAGGTTCAGCCACATCAGAATCAAAAGTTGCTGAAAGGAATCTTGAAGAAATCAAG GCATCTCTGCGAGCGTCGGAAGCGGACAAGCGATGCATGATGGATCGTATAAACAAATTGGAAGATGAATTAAGAATTCTAAGGGTGTCTAATAG TTTGGAGGATAATAGAATGTCAAATGGTACTAGCGAAGACGACAGTGAAAGGGTGCGGCTGCGCAGAGAAGTTGCAGAGCTGCGCAAATCGAAACAAAACGCCGATGATAACGTTCTCAA GCTAACCTCACTTCCAGACTAG